A single region of the Thermotoga profunda AZM34c06 genome encodes:
- the argS gene encoding arginine--tRNA ligase, whose translation MLRELLKAELAKAIERIVDQAYNFEVDIAPEGFGDFATNAALVGAKYAKKPPMQLAEQLREELKQSDLFESIDVAKPGFMNFVMKKSALLKVLSKIIELDEYPLNKIGSEKIQFEYGSANPTGPFTVGHGRQLVIGDVLSNVFRELGYQVTREMYINDAGRQIKLLGRSLWVRYNQILGVKDVDIPEDGYRGQYLIDIAKKLVEEQKDKYKEKWDDEISQFFENYAVENILQDMKHDLSELGCSFDVYFSEKSLVRDGTVNHILKILEEKGHSYWKDGALWFKVSDFVDEDDKVLIKKDGSLTYFLTDIAYHYNKYKRGFSKVYDIWGSDHHGHIPRMAAAMKALGVEDGFFNVILHQFVTLKRGEEIVRMSTRAGEFVTLQELREEVGVDATRYFFAMIDPNTHMIFDLNLAKERSSDNPVYYVQYAHARICSLFEQAKAKMVQFKKGEDVELLSDKSEFDLIKRIDAFEDALKDVVRTLSPSKLTQYLEQLAYDFHSFYTKCLIVDRDNPKLSNARLNLSYATMIVLKKGLTLLGVSAPEKM comes from the coding sequence TTGCTTAGAGAACTTTTAAAAGCAGAACTTGCAAAAGCAATTGAGAGAATTGTTGATCAGGCCTACAATTTCGAGGTAGATATTGCACCTGAAGGTTTTGGGGACTTTGCAACAAATGCCGCGTTGGTAGGTGCTAAATATGCCAAAAAACCACCAATGCAATTGGCTGAACAGCTACGTGAGGAATTAAAGCAGAGCGATTTGTTCGAATCGATCGATGTCGCAAAGCCAGGTTTCATGAACTTTGTCATGAAAAAATCAGCACTGCTGAAGGTACTATCAAAGATAATAGAACTTGATGAATATCCTTTGAATAAGATTGGATCAGAAAAGATCCAGTTTGAATATGGTAGTGCTAACCCAACAGGTCCATTCACCGTTGGTCATGGAAGGCAGCTTGTCATAGGCGATGTTTTGTCAAATGTTTTTAGAGAACTTGGCTATCAAGTGACAAGAGAGATGTATATAAACGATGCTGGAAGACAAATAAAACTACTTGGAAGATCGTTATGGGTTCGATATAACCAGATTCTTGGTGTAAAAGATGTCGACATTCCTGAAGACGGTTATCGCGGCCAGTACTTAATAGATATCGCCAAAAAGCTTGTCGAAGAACAAAAAGACAAGTACAAAGAAAAGTGGGATGACGAGATCTCACAATTTTTTGAAAATTATGCCGTTGAAAATATTCTTCAAGATATGAAACACGATCTTTCAGAACTTGGATGCTCTTTCGATGTTTACTTTTCTGAAAAATCCTTGGTGAGAGATGGAACAGTGAACCACATTCTCAAAATCCTTGAAGAAAAAGGCCATTCTTACTGGAAAGATGGGGCTCTGTGGTTCAAAGTTTCCGATTTTGTAGATGAAGATGATAAAGTGTTGATAAAAAAAGATGGAAGTCTCACTTATTTTCTAACAGATATCGCATATCACTACAACAAATACAAGAGGGGATTCTCAAAAGTCTACGATATATGGGGCAGTGATCATCATGGGCATATTCCAAGAATGGCGGCGGCAATGAAAGCCCTTGGAGTAGAAGACGGATTTTTCAATGTGATCTTGCACCAGTTTGTAACACTCAAACGCGGTGAAGAAATAGTGAGGATGTCAACAAGAGCCGGTGAATTTGTAACCTTGCAAGAGCTCCGAGAGGAAGTCGGAGTTGATGCCACAAGGTACTTTTTTGCGATGATTGATCCAAATACTCACATGATTTTTGATCTGAATCTTGCAAAGGAAAGATCCTCAGACAATCCTGTGTATTATGTTCAATATGCACATGCCAGAATCTGTAGTCTCTTCGAACAAGCAAAAGCCAAAATGGTTCAATTCAAAAAAGGTGAAGACGTGGAACTTTTGTCTGACAAATCAGAATTTGATTTGATAAAAAGAATAGATGCATTCGAAGATGCCCTTAAAGATGTTGTACGAACTCTATCGCCGAGTAAATTGACTCAGTACCTTGAACAGCTCGCGTATGATTTTCACAGTTTTTATACCAAGTGCCTCATAGTCGATCGAGATAATCCCAAGCTTTCCAACGCACGTCTCAACCTATCTTATGCAACGATGATAGTGCTTAAAAAAGGATTAACACTGTTAGGTGTAAGCGCACCAGAAAAGATGTGA